From a single Phocoena sinus isolate mPhoSin1 chromosome 1, mPhoSin1.pri, whole genome shotgun sequence genomic region:
- the RPRD2 gene encoding regulation of nuclear pre-mRNA domain-containing protein 2 isoform X3, which translates to MAAGGGGGGSKASSSSASSAGALESSLDRKFQSVTNTMESIQGLSSWCIENKKHHTTIVYHWMKWLRRSAYPHRLNLFYLANDVIQNCKRKNAIIFRESFADVLPEAAALVKDPSVSKSIERIFKIWEDRNVYPEEMIMALREALTSTNPKAALKSKIVAEFRSQALIEELLLYKRSEDQIELKEKQLSTMRVDVCSTETLKCLKDKTGGKKFSKEFEEASAKLEEFVNGLDKQVKNGPSLTEALENAGIFYEAQYKEVKVVANAYKTFANRVNNLKKKLDQLKSTLPDPEESPVPSPSMDAPSPTGSESPFQGMGGEESQSPTMESEKSTTPEPATDNRDVEDMELSDVEDDGSKIIVEDRKEKPVEKSAVSTAVPTKPTESISKASSCTPVPVTMTATPPPPKPVNTSLLSPTPALALPNLANVDLAKISSILSSLTSVMKNTGVSPASRPSPGTPASPSNLTSGLKTPAPATTTSHNPLANILSKVEITPESILSALSKTQTQSAPALQGLSSLLQSVTGNPVPSSEAASQSTSASPANTTVSSIKGRNLPSNTQSFIPKSFSYSPNSSTSEVSSTSASKASIGQSPGLPSSTFKLPSNTLGFTGTHSTSPAAPPTEVAMCQSSEISKPKLESESTSPSLEMKIHNFLKGNPGFSGLNLNIPILSSLGSSAPAESHPSDFQRGPTSTSIDNIDGTPVRDERSGTPTQDEMMDKPTSSSVDTMSLLSKIISPGSSTPSSTRSPPPGREESYPRELSNSVSTYRPFGLGSESPYKQPSDGMERPSSLMDSSQEKFYPDTSFQEDEDYRDFEYSGPPPSAMMNLEKKPAKSILKSSKLSDTTEYQPILSSYSHRGQEFGVKSAFPPSVRALLDSSENCDRLSSSPGLFGAFSIRGNEPGSDRSPSPSKNDSFFTPDSNHNNLSQSTTGHLSLPQKQYPDSPHPVPHRSLFSPQNTLAAPTGHPPTSGVEKVLASTISTTSTIEFKNMLKNASRKPSDDKHFGQAPSKGTSSDGVSLSNLSQPSLTASDQQQQEEHYRIETRVSSSCLDLPDSTEEKGAPIETLGYHNASNRRMSGEPIQTVESIRVPGKGNRGHGREASRVGWFDLSTSGSSFDNGPSSASELASLGGGGSGGLTGFKTAPYKERAPQFQESVGSFRSNSFNSTFEHHLPPSPLEHGTPFQREPVGPSSAPPAPPKDHGGIFSRDAPTHLPSVDLSNPFTKEAALAHAAPPPPGEHSGVPFPTPPPPPPPGEHSSSGGSGVPFSTPPPPPPPVDHSGVVPFPTPPLAEHGVAGAVAVFPKDHSSLLQGTLADHFGVLPGPRDHGGPTQRDLNGPGLNRVRESLSLPSLSLEHLGPAHGGGGGGGSSNSSGPPLGPSHRDAISRSGMILRSPRPDFRPREPFLSRDPFHSLKRPRPPFARGPPFFAPKRPFFPPRY; encoded by the exons ggATCCATCTGTCTCTAAGTCTATAGAACGAATCTTTAAAATCTGGGAAGATAGAAATGTATACCCAGAAGAAATGATTATGGCGTTAAGAGAAGCTTTGA CATCCACGAATCCAAAAGCTGCTCTCAAGTCTAAGATAGTTGCTGAATTTCGA TCTCAGGCCCTCATTGAAGAGCTGTTGCTGTACAAGCGCTCAGAAGATCAGATagaattgaaagaaaaacagctgtcAACTATGAGGGTGGATGTGTGCAGCACAGAAACTCTCAAATGCTTAAAAG ATAAGACAGGTGGGAAGAAATTCTCCAAAGAATTTGAAGAGGCAAGTGCCAAGCTGGAGGAATTTGTGAATGGACTAGATAAGCAGGTGAAAAATGGGCCCTCACTAACAGAAGCACTTGAAAATGCTGGAATTTTCTATGAAGCACAGTACAAAGAAGTAAAAGTGGTGGCCAAT gcaTATAAAACCTTTGCTAATCGAGtgaacaatttaaagaaaaagctgGATCAATTGAAGTCAACCCTTCCTGATCCTGAGGAATCACCAGTCCCTTCCCCAAGCATGGATGCTCCCTCTCCAACTGGCTCTGAGTCTCCTTTTCAAGGAATGGGAGGTGAGGAGTCCCAGTCACCAACCATGGAGAGTGAGAAATCTACCACACCTGAGCCTGCAACAGATAATCGTGATGTGGAAGACATGGAACTCTCAGATGTGGAAGATGATGGGTCAAAAATCATTG tagaagacaggaaggaaaaacCTGTGGAGAAGTCAGCTGTATCCACTGCTGTACCTACAAAGCCAACAGAAAGTATCTCAAAGGCCTCTTCATGTACTCCAGTGCCTGTGACCATGACAGCAACCCCACCTCCTCCAAAGCCTGTGAAtacttctcttctctcccctacTCCAGCACTGGCTTTGCCAAACCTGGCTAATGTGGATCTGGCAAAGATCAGTTCCATCCTTAGCAGCCTGACATCAGTCATGAAAAATACTG GGGTCAGTCCTGCATCAAGACCTTCTCCAGGAACTCCTGCAAGTCCCAGCAACCTCACCAGTGGTCTGAAAACACCTGCACCTGCCACGACAACATCTCATAACCCTCTAGCAAATATCCTCTCGAAGGTGGAGATCACCCCAGAGAGCATTCTGTCTGCTCTTTCCAAAACCCAGACACAGTCAGCCCCTGCACTGCAAG GCCTGTCATCTTTACTTCAGAGTGTTACTGGGAACCCAGTTCCATCCAGCGAAGCTGCATCCCAGAGCACTTCGGCTTCCCCTGCCAACACCACAGTCTCTAGCATAAAAGGAAGAAATCTACCCTCCAATACCCAATCCTTTATTCCGAAAAGCTTTAGCTATTCCCCTAATTCATCAACTTCTGAAGTCTCTTCAACTTCAGCCAGCAAGGCCTCAATTGGGCAAAGCCCAGGGCTCCCCAGCTCTACTTTCAAGCTACCATCCAACACTCTGGGGTTTACAGGTACCCACAGTACTAGCCCTGCTGCCCCACCTACTGAAGTTGCCATGTGCCAATCTTCAGAGATCTCCAAGCCAAAGCTGGAGTCAGAGTCCACCTCCCCAAGCCTGGAAATGAAGATCCACAACTTCTTAAAAGGTAATCCTGGTTTCAGTGGCTTAAACTTAAACATCCCAATCCTGAGCAGTTTGGGATCCAGTGCCCCAGCAGAAAGCCATCCCTCAGACTTCCAGCGTGGCCCTACTAGCACATCAATCGACAACATTGATGGAACCCCTGTGCGGGATGAACGGAGTGGGACACCCACCCAGGATGAGATGATGGACAAGCCCACATCCAGCAGTGTAGATACCATGTCCCTGCTTTCTAAGATCATTAGCCCTGGTTCCTCAACACCCAGCAGCACAAGATCACCACCCCCTGGGAGAGAGGAAAGCTATCCTCGAGAGCTCTCCAATTCTGTATCTACGTATCGACCCTTTGGCCTGGGCAGTGAATCACCCTATAAGCAGCCTTCTGATGGAATGGAGAGACCATCTTCCCTGATGGACTCTTCACAGGAGAAATTCTATCCAGATACTTCTTTCCAGGAAGATGAAGATTACCGAGATTTTGAGTATTCAGGGCCTCCACCCTCTGCCATGATGAACCTAGAGAAGAAACCAGCCAAATCTATCCTGAAATCAAGCAAGCTTTCTGATACCACCGAGTACCAGCCCATCTTGTCCAGTTACAGCCACAGGGGCCAAGAATTTGGGGTAAAGTCTGCCTTCCCTCCATCTGTAAGGGCCCTCCTGGACTCTAGTGAGAACTGTGACCGTCTCTCGTCTTCCCCTGGGCTTTTTGGTGCCTTCAGCATAAGAGGGAATGAACCTGGGTCTGACCGGTCACCATCACCGAGTAAGAATGATTCATTTTTCACCCCTGACTCCAACCACAATAACTTGTCTCAGTCTACCACTGGGCATCTCAGTTTGCCACAGAAGCAGTACCCAGACTCTCCTCACCCAGTTCCACATCGTTCCCTTTTCTCTCCGCAGAATACCCTTGCTGCTCCCACGGGCCACCCACCCACGTCAGGCGTGGAGAAAGTCCTGGCCTCCACCATTTCCACCACATCGACGATTGAGTTTAAGAATATGCTTAAAAATGCCTCGCGAAAGCCCTCAGATGATAAACATTTTGGCCAGGCCCCCAGCAAGGGCACTTCAAGTGATGGTGTCAGTCTCTCAAACCTCTCCCAGCCCAGCTTGACAGCCAGTGATCAGCAGCAGCAAGAAGAGCACTACCGCATAGAGACCCGAGTCTCCTCCTCCTGCTTAGACTTGCCTGATAGTACGGAAGAAAAGGGGGCCCCTATAGAGACCTTGGGTTATCATAATGCATCCAATAGGAGGATGTCAGGGGAGCCAATACAGACTGTAGAGTCCATCCGAGTTCCTGGGAAGGGAAATAGAGGACATGGGCGTGAGGCTTCAAGGGTGGGTTGGTTTGATCTGAGCACCTCAGGCAGCTCTTTTGACAATGGCCCCTCAAGTGCCTCTGAGTTGGCAtcccttgggggtgggggcagcggaGGCCTCACTGGCTTTAAAACAGCACCATACAAAGAACGAGCACCCCAATTTCAGGAAAGTGTCGGCAGCTTTCGTTCCAACAGTTTCAACTCAACATTTGAGCATCATCTCCCCCCGTCCCCATTGGAACATGGGACACCCTTCCAGAGAGAGCCAGTGGGGCCATCATctgccccacctgcccctcctAAGGATCATGGTGGTATCTTCTCTCGAGATGCACCCACTCATCTACCCTCTGTGGATCTTTCGAACCCCTTCACAAAGGAGGCAGCCCTGGCCCATGctgccccacctcctcctggagAGCACAGCGGAgttcctttccccaccccaccccctcctccgcCCCCTGGGGAACATAGCAGCAGTGGCGGGAGTGGCGTCCCTTTCtccactcctcctcctcctccacctcctgttGACCACTCTGGGGTTGTACCCTTCCCGACCCCACCACTGGCAGAGCACGGAGTGGCGGGCGCTGTGGCAGTATTTCCCAAGGACCATAGTTCCCTCCTTCAGGGGACCCTGGCTGATCATTTTGGGGTGCTCCCAGGACCCAGGGACCATGGGGGCCCCACCCAACGGGACCTCAACGGCCCTGGCCTTAACCGTGTACGCGAGAGCCTGAGCCTACCCTCCCTTTCTCTGGAGCACTTGGGCCCAGCccatggaggaggaggtgggggaggcagcagcaacagcagcggCCCCCCCTTGGGTCCCTCACACAGAGACGCCATCAGCCGGAGTGGTATGATCTTGCGGAGTCCCCGGCCAGACTTCCGGCCTAGGGAACCTTTTCTCAGCAGAGACCCTTTTCACAGTTTAAAGAGACCCAGGCCACCTTTCGCTAGGGGCCCTCCGTTCTTTGCACCAAAACGCCCATTCTTCCCTCCCAGGTACTGA